One Panicum virgatum strain AP13 chromosome 3N, P.virgatum_v5, whole genome shotgun sequence DNA segment encodes these proteins:
- the LOC120665329 gene encoding solute carrier family 35 member F2-like, with the protein MEFKRKDVWGLLLVLLLGQLVAFSMAASSFTSSLIANLGVDAPLTQSFFGYLLLTLVYVPIVLHRRQKLQIAWYWYLALAFIDVQGNYLVVKAYQYSYITSVTLLDCWTVVWVIILTWYALGTRYSFLQFVGAGTCVAGLALVLLSDAESTGEPDPSKIPLLGDALVIAGTVFFAFSNVGEEYCVKKKDRVEVVAMLGLFGLLISMVQILVFERKSLEAVTWSPTMISLFAGFAVAIFIFYTITPFVLKMSGATLFNLSLLTSDMWAVAIRVLFYHQQINWLYYLAFTVVAVGLIVYSLNESSSDNETAASAEAAAQYHQLQSEDDSTGSGQNSGIQERTHKEELHIC; encoded by the exons ATGGAGTTCAAGAGGAAGGATGTATGGGGCCTGCTGCTCGTGCTGCTCCTCGGCCAGCTCGTCGCCTTCTCCATGGCCGCCTCAAGCTTCACCTCCTCCCTCATCGCCAATCTTG GAGTTGATGCACCACTCACACAGTCTTTCTTCGGATACCTGCTGCTGACCTTAGTTTATGTACCAATCGTCCTGCATCGACGGCAGAAGCTGCAA ATTGCTTGGTACTGGTACCTAGCACTGGCGTTCATTGATGTACAGGGCAACTATCTTG TTGTGAAGGCATACCAATACTCCTACATCACCAGTGTAACTTTGTTGGATTGTTGGACTGTTGTATGGGTCATCATACTCACCTGGTACGCACTGGGCACAAGGTATTCTTTCTTGCAGTTTGTAGGGGCAGGGACATGTGTGGCAGGGCTTGCCCTTGTGCTCCTTTCAGATGCGGAATCAACAGGGGAGCCAG ATCCAAGTAAAATACCACTTCTGGGGGATGCCCTTGTTATTGCCGGGAcagttttttttgcatttagTAATGTTGGGGAG GAATACTGTGTCAAGAAGAAAGATCGAGTTGAAGTTGTTGCAATGCTTGGACTCTTTGGGTTGCTTATCAGTATGGTTCAGAT ACTTGTATTTGAAAGGAAGAGCCTAGAAGCAGTTACATGGTCTCCAACAATG ATAAGTCTCTTTGCAGGATTTGCAGTGGCAATTTTCATATTCTACACAATTACTCCTTTCGTTCTTAAG ATGAGTGGAGCAACATTGTTCAACCTTTCACTGTTAACATCTGACATGTGGGCAGTTGCCATTCGAGTTCTATTCTACCATCAACAG ATAAACTGGTTGTACTATCTAGCATTCACAGTTGTGGCCGTTGGATTAATCGTCTACTCGTTGAA TGAAAGTTCTTCAGATAATGAAACAGCTGCAAGTGCAGAAGCAGCAGCCCAATATCATCAGCTTCAAAGTGAGGATGATTCAACAGGAAGTGGACAAAATTCAGGTATCCAAGAAAGGACACATAAGGAAGAACTTCACATCTGTTAG
- the LOC120667692 gene encoding uncharacterized protein LOC120667692 — protein sequence MLKERLRYIPDNAHAIDDVTTTPTSTGAMDTTTSMTNVNDVASYLNNIEPLNGSNFPDWKGKVMTCLAWNDLDLASREDKPAVAARQTSAGLEKWARSDRMAIMVMSQTISAGIKGAIPTKDALGADLSAKAFLAKIEENFKSSFKTYASTLIMKLVASRYDGKTCIRQHILNMCDMANRLKEMQMEISDGFLVHFIMTSLPS from the exons ATGCTGAAGGAGCGTCTACGCTACATCCCTGACAACGCCCACGCCATCGACGACGTGACGACTACACCGACTTCCACCGGCGCCATGGACACCACGACCTCCA TGACAAATGTCAATGATGTGGCCTCCTACCTGAACAACATTGAGCCGCTCAATGGATCGAATTTTCCTGACTGGAAGGGCAAGGTCATGACGTGCTTGGCTTGGAATGATCTTGATTTGGCATCAAGGGAGGATAAGCCTGCTGTTGCTGCAAGACAGACTTCCGCTGGTCTGGAAAAGTGGGCAAGGTCAGACCGTATGGCGATCATGGTCATGTCTCAGACCATCAGTGCTGGGATTAAGGGCGCCATCCCCACTAAGGATGCACTGGGAGCAGATTTGAGTGCTAAGGCCTTTCTGGCAAAGATTGAGGAAAACTTCAAGAGTTCATTTAAGACTTATGCAAGCACTCTCATCATGAAGTTAGTGGCCTCTCGGTATGATGGTAAGACTTGCATCAGGCAGCACATTCTCAACATGTGTGACATGGCCAACAGGCTTAAGGAGATGCAGATGGAGATCTCAGATGGTTTTCTTGTtcacttcatcatgacctcgctTCCCTCATAG